One window from the genome of Sinobacterium caligoides encodes:
- a CDS encoding phosphomannomutase/phosphoglucomutase: MVRPKLSLKPSAFLLAVVITPLLIAAVVIACFQFINNQLITPFEQTQQQRLTDAYGSGQMQLFDHNIVLLQRGLERRAKSASNHNEQVELKNAIVAGIIPATEARLLTVEEGGLTLDSHNILRNNIEADVVNKSISQHQLIHDTYRLNERDTLLLSAPIDNSEQQVSAILLASYDLTELAKLSLSTNNKASYALSFKGKLIASSGVIVPGLYHAQLPSKKVPGISLSAQLSSSALANSQLDHSNLSLLSYLAAACIAAICLLGYLITNFSATKRSTRPSSTIDSTKQASTIKQTTPPSNSNKLTTTTAPSSEDTRNQGTGQLIEEALPKNILDEVDEVDEVDEVDEDDILLLPDRSIFRAYDIRGIASSQLDQTTVVQVGKAIGSACLDKQQQHIAVGCDGRLSSPAIKQALIEGLLSTGINVLDIGDVATPLLYFTTHFSEFTSGVMITGSHNPKEYNGLKIVIEQKSLHGEQIQALYQCIEKNHFAEGEGILSAACIDADYIDSIITDIAIAQPLKIVIDCGNGIAGKAAPRLFEELSCEVIPLYCEVDGNFPNHHPDPSVADNMADLITAVQEHEADLGIAFDGDGDRLGVVDSNGEIIPADRLLMLFAQDVVSRNPGADVVFDVKCTRQLNALITSYGGRPVMWKSGHSLIKDKMRSTGALLGGEFTGHFFFKERWFGFDDGLYSAARLIEILSTGGQDLSELLDKLPNTISTPEIIIKVEESIKFAIIEQLIDTGDFSDGKIVSIDGLRVEFPDGWGLVRASNTSGALTFRFEGDSHDVIDRIQNMFQQQLLTIKNKIAVNF; this comes from the coding sequence ATGGTGCGACCCAAACTCTCCCTGAAGCCATCTGCATTTCTACTGGCCGTCGTTATCACCCCCCTACTCATTGCGGCCGTTGTTATTGCCTGCTTCCAGTTCATCAACAATCAGCTCATTACCCCCTTCGAACAGACGCAACAGCAACGGCTGACCGACGCTTATGGCAGCGGTCAGATGCAACTATTTGACCACAATATAGTCTTGCTCCAGCGCGGTCTCGAAAGGCGGGCCAAAAGTGCCAGCAACCACAACGAGCAGGTAGAGCTAAAGAACGCCATCGTGGCAGGCATCATACCCGCCACCGAGGCGCGGCTCCTCACCGTCGAAGAAGGTGGCTTGACGCTAGATAGTCACAACATTCTACGTAACAACATCGAAGCCGATGTCGTCAACAAGTCCATCAGCCAACACCAGCTTATCCATGACACCTACCGACTCAACGAGCGCGACACACTATTACTGAGTGCTCCCATTGATAACAGCGAGCAACAGGTCTCAGCGATATTGCTGGCTAGCTACGACCTCACCGAATTGGCTAAATTGTCACTTAGCACGAACAATAAGGCTTCCTATGCACTCTCCTTTAAAGGCAAGCTCATCGCCTCCAGCGGGGTAATCGTGCCGGGCCTTTATCATGCCCAGTTACCTTCGAAAAAGGTACCTGGCATCAGCCTTAGCGCTCAGCTTTCCAGTAGCGCACTCGCCAACAGTCAGCTTGACCACAGTAACTTATCGCTACTGAGCTATCTCGCCGCCGCCTGCATCGCCGCCATCTGCTTACTTGGCTATCTAATCACCAACTTCAGTGCGACGAAACGCTCCACACGCCCAAGCTCCACCATAGACAGCACCAAACAAGCCTCGACAATTAAACAAACCACGCCCCCCTCAAACAGTAATAAACTAACGACAACCACTGCTCCCTCCTCCGAAGACACTCGCAATCAAGGAACCGGTCAGCTAATAGAAGAGGCTCTCCCAAAAAACATTTTGGACGAAGTGGACGAGGTGGACGAGGTGGACGAGGTGGACGAGGATGATATATTGCTTCTGCCTGACCGCTCTATCTTCCGCGCCTACGATATTCGTGGCATCGCCAGCAGCCAGCTTGACCAGACTACCGTCGTACAGGTTGGCAAGGCGATAGGCTCTGCCTGCCTCGATAAGCAACAGCAGCATATTGCCGTCGGTTGTGATGGCCGACTCTCCAGCCCTGCGATCAAGCAGGCACTGATCGAGGGATTACTCAGCACAGGAATCAACGTCCTCGACATAGGCGATGTCGCAACACCGTTACTCTATTTCACCACTCACTTCAGCGAATTCACCAGCGGTGTGATGATCACCGGTAGTCACAACCCAAAAGAATACAACGGCCTGAAGATAGTGATTGAGCAGAAATCACTGCATGGTGAGCAAATCCAAGCGCTCTATCAATGTATCGAAAAAAACCATTTCGCCGAAGGTGAGGGGATTCTCTCGGCAGCCTGTATCGACGCCGACTATATCGACAGCATCATCACTGATATCGCCATCGCCCAACCACTCAAAATCGTCATCGACTGTGGCAACGGCATCGCCGGCAAAGCAGCCCCAAGGCTCTTTGAAGAACTCAGCTGTGAAGTCATCCCCCTCTATTGCGAAGTCGACGGCAACTTCCCTAACCACCACCCTGACCCCAGCGTTGCCGACAACATGGCCGATCTCATCACGGCCGTTCAGGAGCACGAGGCAGACCTAGGCATCGCCTTCGACGGTGATGGCGACCGCCTGGGCGTCGTTGATAGCAATGGTGAGATCATCCCCGCCGACCGGCTCCTCATGCTATTTGCCCAGGATGTTGTCTCTCGTAACCCTGGCGCAGACGTCGTCTTCGACGTAAAGTGCACGCGACAACTCAACGCCTTAATAACCTCCTATGGCGGCCGCCCCGTCATGTGGAAGAGCGGTCACTCGCTCATTAAAGACAAAATGCGCTCTACCGGCGCACTACTCGGCGGCGAGTTTACCGGACACTTCTTCTTCAAAGAGCGCTGGTTTGGTTTCGATGATGGCCTGTATAGTGCCGCCAGGTTAATAGAGATTCTCTCAACCGGCGGGCAGGATCTCAGCGAGCTGCTCGATAAGCTGCCCAACACCATCAGCACACCGGAAATCATTATTAAGGTTGAAGAGTCGATTAAATTTGCCATCATCGAACAGCTTATCGATACGGGCGATTTCAGTGATGGTAAGATAGTCAGCATCGATGGCTTAAGAGTCGAATTTCC